A single Nicotiana tabacum cultivar K326 chromosome 5, ASM71507v2, whole genome shotgun sequence DNA region contains:
- the LOC107760950 gene encoding calcium-dependent protein kinase 4 isoform X2 produces the protein MGNTCRGSIGGKTFQGYAQPEDSSYSNSNREPSSANSYSSSDNFSPSNHKKEQKSLSLVSPRKASMNRTGSNQAYYVMGHKTPNIRDFYTLGRKLGQGQFGTTYLCTENSTGNEYACKSISKRKLISKEDVEDVRREIQIMHHLAGHKNIVTIKGAYEDPLYVHIVMELCSGGELFDRIIQRGHYSERKAAELTRIVVGVVEACHSLGVMHRDLKPENFLLVNKDDDFSLKAIDFGLSVFFKPGQIFKDVVGSPYYVAPEVLLKHYGPEADVWTAGVILYILLSGVPPFWAETQQGIFDAVLKGHIDFDSDPWPLISESAKDLIRKMLCMQPSERLTAHEVLCHPWICENGVAPDRALDPAVLSRLKQFSAMNKLKKMALRVIAESLSEEEIAGLREMFKAMDTDNSGAITFDELKAGLRKYGSTLKDTEIRELMNAADVDNSGTIDYGEFIAATVHLNKLEREEHLMAAFQYFDKDGSGYITVDEVQQACVEHNITDVYFEDIIREVDQDNDGRIDYGEFVAMMQKGNPCGVGRRTMRNSLNLSMRDAAGAH, from the exons ATGGGCAATACATGCCGTGGATCTATCGGAGGCAAAACTTTTCAGGGCTACGCTCAGCCCGAAGATAGTTCTTACTCCAATTCCAATCGCGAACCTTCATCTGCCAATTCTTATTCTTCCTCTGACAATTTCTCACCTTCTAATCACAAAAAGGAACAAAAATCATTATCTCTCGTCAGCCCTAGAAAAGCAAGCATGAATCGTACGGGTAGTAATCAAGCTTATTACGTAATGGGGCATAAAACCCCTAATATTCGTGATTTTTATACTTTGGGTCGTAAATTAGGACAAGGTCAATTTGGTACAACTTATTTATGCACTGAAAATTCTACGGGAAATGAATATGCTTGTAAATCTATTTCGAAGCGAAAATTGATTTCGAAAGAGGATGTTGAAGATGTTAGGAGAGAAATTCAAATAATGCATCATTTAGCTGGGCATAAAAATATTGTTACAATTAAAGGAGCTTATGAGGATCCTTTATATGTTCATATTGTTATGGAGCTATGTAGTGGCGGTGAATTGTTCGATCGAATTATTCAACGAGGACATTATAGTGAGAGAAAGGCAGCTGAATTGACTAGAATTGTTGTCGGGGTTGTAGAGGCGTGCCATTCGCTTGGTGTTATGCATAGAGATCTTAAACCTGAGAATTTCTTGTTGGTTAATAAGGATGACGATTTCTCTCTTAAGGCCATTGATTTTGGACTCTCTGTTTTCTTTAAACCAG GCCAAATATTTAAGGATGTCGTTGGTAGTCCATATTACGTGGCTCCTGAGGTTCTTTTGAAGCATTATGGTCCTGAAGCAGATGTGTGGACAGCAGGGGTCATACTATACATACTGCTAAGTGGTGTTCCACCATTTTGGGCTG AAACGCAGCAGGGGATATTTGACGCAGTTCTGAAAGGGCACATTGATTTTGATTCAGACCCTTGGCCGTTGATATCTGAGAGCGCAAAAGATCTTATCCGGAAGATGTTGTGCATGCAGCCGTCAGAGCGGTTAACTGCTCATGAAGTATTGT GTCATCCTTGGATTTGCGAAAATGGTGTCGCTCCTGATAGAGCACTGGATCCTGCAGTACTCTCTCGCCTTAAACAGTTCTCTGCTATGAACAAGTTAAAAAAGATGGCTTTGCGG GTGATTGCTGAAAGCTTGTCAGAAGAAGAGATTGCTGGTCTGAGAGAGATGTTTAAGGCCATGGATACAGATAATAGTGGTGCAATTACATTTGATGAACTAAAAGCTGGGTTGAGAAAATATGGCTCTACATTAAAGGATACGGAGATACGTGAACTTATGAATGCG GCTGATGTGGACAATAGTGGGACTATTGACTATGGGGAATTCATTGCGGCAACTGTTCATCTTAATAAATTGGAGCGCGAGGAACATCTCATGGCAGCATTTCAATATTTTGACAAGGATGGAAGTGGTTATATAACAGTTGATGAGGTCCAGCAAGCTTGTGTAGAGCATAACATTACAGATGTTTACTTTGAGGATATTATAAGAGAAGTCGATCAGGATAAT GATGGACGAATTGATTATGGGGAATTTGTTGCTATGATGCAGAAAGGAAATCCTTGTGGTGTAGGGAGACGAACAATGCGAAATAGTCTGAATTTGAGCATGAGAGATGCAGCAGGAGCTCATTAG
- the LOC107760950 gene encoding calcium-dependent protein kinase 4 isoform X1 — MGNTCRGSIGGKTFQGYAQPEDSSYSNSNREPSSANSYSSSDNFSPSNHKKEQKSLSLVSPRKASMNRTGSNQAYYVMGHKTPNIRDFYTLGRKLGQGQFGTTYLCTENSTGNEYACKSISKRKLISKEDVEDVRREIQIMHHLAGHKNIVTIKGAYEDPLYVHIVMELCSGGELFDRIIQRGHYSERKAAELTRIVVGVVEACHSLGVMHRDLKPENFLLVNKDDDFSLKAIDFGLSVFFKPGQIFKDVVGSPYYVAPEVLLKHYGPEADVWTAGVILYILLSGVPPFWAETQQGIFDAVLKGHIDFDSDPWPLISESAKDLIRKMLCMQPSERLTAHEVLCHPWICENGVAPDRALDPAVLSRLKQFSAMNKLKKMALRVIAESLSEEEIAGLREMFKAMDTDNSGAITFDELKAGLRKYGSTLKDTEIRELMNAADVDNSGTIDYGEFIAATVHLNKLEREEHLMAAFQYFDKDGSGYITVDEVQQACVEHNITDVYFEDIIREVDQDNKGNPCGVGRRTMRNSLNLSMRDAAGAH; from the exons ATGGGCAATACATGCCGTGGATCTATCGGAGGCAAAACTTTTCAGGGCTACGCTCAGCCCGAAGATAGTTCTTACTCCAATTCCAATCGCGAACCTTCATCTGCCAATTCTTATTCTTCCTCTGACAATTTCTCACCTTCTAATCACAAAAAGGAACAAAAATCATTATCTCTCGTCAGCCCTAGAAAAGCAAGCATGAATCGTACGGGTAGTAATCAAGCTTATTACGTAATGGGGCATAAAACCCCTAATATTCGTGATTTTTATACTTTGGGTCGTAAATTAGGACAAGGTCAATTTGGTACAACTTATTTATGCACTGAAAATTCTACGGGAAATGAATATGCTTGTAAATCTATTTCGAAGCGAAAATTGATTTCGAAAGAGGATGTTGAAGATGTTAGGAGAGAAATTCAAATAATGCATCATTTAGCTGGGCATAAAAATATTGTTACAATTAAAGGAGCTTATGAGGATCCTTTATATGTTCATATTGTTATGGAGCTATGTAGTGGCGGTGAATTGTTCGATCGAATTATTCAACGAGGACATTATAGTGAGAGAAAGGCAGCTGAATTGACTAGAATTGTTGTCGGGGTTGTAGAGGCGTGCCATTCGCTTGGTGTTATGCATAGAGATCTTAAACCTGAGAATTTCTTGTTGGTTAATAAGGATGACGATTTCTCTCTTAAGGCCATTGATTTTGGACTCTCTGTTTTCTTTAAACCAG GCCAAATATTTAAGGATGTCGTTGGTAGTCCATATTACGTGGCTCCTGAGGTTCTTTTGAAGCATTATGGTCCTGAAGCAGATGTGTGGACAGCAGGGGTCATACTATACATACTGCTAAGTGGTGTTCCACCATTTTGGGCTG AAACGCAGCAGGGGATATTTGACGCAGTTCTGAAAGGGCACATTGATTTTGATTCAGACCCTTGGCCGTTGATATCTGAGAGCGCAAAAGATCTTATCCGGAAGATGTTGTGCATGCAGCCGTCAGAGCGGTTAACTGCTCATGAAGTATTGT GTCATCCTTGGATTTGCGAAAATGGTGTCGCTCCTGATAGAGCACTGGATCCTGCAGTACTCTCTCGCCTTAAACAGTTCTCTGCTATGAACAAGTTAAAAAAGATGGCTTTGCGG GTGATTGCTGAAAGCTTGTCAGAAGAAGAGATTGCTGGTCTGAGAGAGATGTTTAAGGCCATGGATACAGATAATAGTGGTGCAATTACATTTGATGAACTAAAAGCTGGGTTGAGAAAATATGGCTCTACATTAAAGGATACGGAGATACGTGAACTTATGAATGCG GCTGATGTGGACAATAGTGGGACTATTGACTATGGGGAATTCATTGCGGCAACTGTTCATCTTAATAAATTGGAGCGCGAGGAACATCTCATGGCAGCATTTCAATATTTTGACAAGGATGGAAGTGGTTATATAACAGTTGATGAGGTCCAGCAAGCTTGTGTAGAGCATAACATTACAGATGTTTACTTTGAGGATATTATAAGAGAAGTCGATCAGGATAAT AAAGGAAATCCTTGTGGTGTAGGGAGACGAACAATGCGAAATAGTCTGAATTTGAGCATGAGAGATGCAGCAGGAGCTCATTAG